Below is a genomic region from Butyrivibrio sp. AE3004.
TGAGGTGACTGGAAGGGATCATACATACGATCAAGCCATGCACATACAAATGCAGGGTTGTCGCACTTAGCTGTAACTACGCATCTGCCGCGGTCAAAACCTGATGTGAATGAACCGTTCATAGGTGTTACGTTCTTGGTATCAGCCTGAAGAGCTGCAAGAGGCTCATAGTCCTCAAGGTTGTCGATGTTAGCAACGTCCCATGTGAAGCATACGCCGTATCTGTGAGATTTTCCCTTAGCAACGTATGTTGACCAATCCTGTGTGAAGCACTCGGGATCGATAAGTCCCTCATCATAGAGCTTATGAAGCCACTGCATACCTGACTTGAAGCCGTCCTGAGTAGCTGTGCAGATAACCTTCTTGTCATCTGTTACAGCGATGTGCTGTCCTATATCGTTATCACCATAACCTTCACCAAAACCGTTGATAAGAAGGCTGGGATCCTGATCGTTCATAATGCATGACATAGGGATGATATCTCCCTCGATGCCAAACTCTGCCTGAAGCTCTGAAGCGTGATCCTTGAATGCTTTAAGTACTTCTTCGAACTCGTCTACTGTTGTAGGCTTCTCAAGTCCAAGGAAATCAAGCCACTTCTTGTTGATGTAAGTAAAGTTGTTACCTACTGTCTGGATAGCTGTCTTGTTGGAACCAAGCTGCTCGATCCAGGGAAGAGCCCAGATATGGCCCTCTGAATCCTCACACATTGTGCGATATTCAGGATACTTATCGAATACAGCCTTAAGATTAGGCATGTTTTTGTCAATATATTCTTCAACAGGAAGAATAACGCCCTGGTCTGCATATCTGATAAGATCAGAGTTACTGAATCCTGCATTGAATACGAAATCTGTAAGCATGTCCTTGTTAGCCATTGTCAGCTGAATCTTGTCTCCCCACTGATCGTTTGAAATAGCTGTCCAATCTACATGTACATTGGTCTCCTCTTCAAGTCTCTTGAAGATTGTTCTGTTGTTAGGCTCAGCCTCTGTTCCTGAAGGATAGCTGATTGTACCTGTGATAGTAACCTTCTCTTCAAGAGGGAAAGTGATGTTCTCAGCATCTACCTTAGCTGCACCACTGCCAGTTGAAGTCCCCTTGCCACAACCTGTGAGCGCACTTGCTGACATAGCAATGACAAGCGCTGTAGACAGTAACTTTGTTGTTTTCTTTTTCATTGTCCTCTCCTTTTCATTAGAAACTATTCAAACCTGTATAACAGGTGAATTAACGTTAGCCTTTAACTGAACCAACCATAATTCCCGAATCAAAATACTTCTGGAAGAACGGATACATAACTATCAAAGGCAAGCTTGAAATGATGATAGTTGCATATTTCAAAAGCTCTGCAAGCTGTGCTCTTTGTGCAGTACTCTGCATATCTGCAATCATACCCGGATCAGGCTCATTCTGAATAAGGATTGCTCTAAGAACGAGCTGCAAAGGCTGCTTACTTGCTGAATTCAGATAGATCATTGCATCGAAATAGCTGTTCCACATTCCTACGAACTGCCAGAGGATAAGCACTGCGATAAGTGGTGTACATACAGGAAGCAATATTCTAAAGAAGAATGTAAGCTCATTAGCACCATCCACATCAGCTGCCTCTCTAAGCTCGCCGGGAACGCCCTTATAATAGGTTCTTGCTATGATCATGTTCCAAACACTAAATGACCCCGGAAGAATTACAGCCCACATACTGTCTAAAAGTCCCATATTACTTATAAGTAAGTATGTAGGGATAAGTCCGCCTCCGAAGAACATTGTTATGATGAAAATCGTGTTGAAGATTGATTTTCCCTTAAAATCATCTCTTGACATAGGATAAGCACACAAAAGAGTTATAAATACTGAAATTACTGCAAACAGTACGGAATAAAGAATCGCATTGAAAAATCCCGTCCATATCTGTGAGTTGGTCATAACTCTCTCATAAGCTGTCAGTGTCCACTTACTGAAATCAAAAACAATACCTTTATTCTGAAGTGTTATCGGATCCATAAATGAAGCAACGATGATATAAACCACAGGTCCGATTATAGCCAGCACGAAAGCTGCAAGAATGATATATCCCACAAGAAGGAATATTTTATCTCCAAGAGAAGCTCTTGCGAACTCGCTCTTTTTATTTAGTGTCTTAATCATTTTCTTTTTCCCCTTATAATCCCTGTCCATCGTTAAGCTTCTCAACTATCTTGTTAACCGCAATGAGAAGTATTACGTTTACAATTGTATTAAAAAGTCCTACTGCTGTTGAATAACTGTAGTCACCATTCAAAAGACCCTTCTTGTATACATAAGTAGCTATGATCTCGGATGATGCAAGGTTCATGTCAGACTGAAGTGCATAAGCTTTTTCAAAACCGATACTCATGATGTTACCTGCCTGAAGAATGAACTGGATAACTACCATATCCTTGATGGCCGGCCACTCAACTGCCTTGATCTGTTGCCAGATGTTAGCTCCATCAATCTGTGCTGCTTCCTTAAGCTCCTTACTTGCATTGGAAAGAGCTGCTGTGTACATAATTGATGCCCAACCGGCTCCCTGCCAGATTCCGCTGACGATGTAGATCGGTCTGAACGCTTCCGGAATTGTAAGGAAGTTGATGTTCGTTCCAAGCATCATGTTAAGCGGTCCTGTAACTGAAAGAAGGATTCTGACCATACCGCAAAGTACGATGACTGAAATGAAGTTCGGCATGTACAGTACAAGCTGTATCTTCTGCTTGATCTTGCTGCTCGCTACTCTGTTAAGAAGGAGTGCTAAGATAATCGGCATCGGGAAACCCCAGAGAAGACCAAATACACTAAGCTTCAATGTATTTATGAGATACTGCATAAAATCCGGTGATGATAAAAACTGTTGGAAATATTTAAGACCTACCCATTCGCTTCCAAGTATTCCTTTAAACGGGTTGTACTTTTGGAATGCGATCAGAATTCCTCCCATAGGAAGATACCTGAAGACGATTGTAAGAAGTAGTGCCGGTCCTAAGAAGAACACGTAAAGCTGCCAATGCTGCTTTATATATACAATCGTGTTATGAAAATTGTTCCCTTTTACTTTTGTGTTCATAAACACCCCTCCGCGATGTTTTACATTTGTAACATTGTTCTTGCGTATGTAAAATATATCACGCATCAATAGAGGTGTCAATAGTTTAGTTTTACATTTGCACAATATATTTTTACGTTTGACACTTTTGATGTTACATTTTATAATGTTGATTGTGACATATGTAAAACAAAATCTTTTTCGCAATAGCCTGTGTCACATATATCGAGGGAACAACAACATCATTAATTATTTCATTTTATATAGAAGAAAACGGAGAATATCATGTCAGGAAAAGTTACACTGCAGGATATAGCAGATGCTCTTGGAGTATCCAGAAATACTGTATCCAAAGCTATAAATAATACAGGCGTATTGGCAGAGGCCACAAGACAGAAAGTCTTAGAAAAGGCCATTGAAATGGGATATAAGCAGTTTTCCTACGCCAATTCCATATCTGATATCAAAAATCCGACAATTACAAGATCCAAGGCCGCAGGAGAGATAGCACTCTTTGTAGGAAGCTTCCTTAATAATTCGCACTTTGCATCAACCATGCTTGATAAGTTCCAGCACGAGATATCACTATTAGGTTACAGCCTTACGATGCACAGAGTTGATTCCAATAATATAGAAGCTTTATCTCTTCCGCTCTCCTTCAGACCGGAAAACACCAAGGCTATCATATGTATTGAGATGTTTGATCACGCTTACTGTGAGATGCTCTGCACACTCAAGATTCCCGTGCTTATGATAGATGCCCCTGTAGCCAGCTATTGGAAGCCATTAAATGCTGATATTCTGCTTATGGACAACTTCAGCAGCATCTATACCGTAATCAATGACATGAGCAAAAAAGGCATCACCAAATTTGGTTTTGTAGGACAGGTTACACACTGTCGCTCTTTCTATGAGCGCTTCATGGCTTTTAGAGAGGCAATATATATTAATAACCTCTCCTTTAATGATGCCTACTGCCTCTCTGAGGTGCATCCTCATGATTCCAACTACAGAGAATATCTCTACAGCGCACTTAAAGAAATGAAGGAAATGCCGGAGATGTTCATCTGTGCTAATGACTTTGTTGCGGTTGATCTCATAGATGATCTTAAAAAGATGGGAATTGAATGCCCAAGGGATATTAAGCTGTTTGGTTTTGATGACTCTCCCGA
It encodes:
- a CDS encoding ABC transporter substrate-binding protein; amino-acid sequence: MKKKTTKLLSTALVIAMSASALTGCGKGTSTGSGAAKVDAENITFPLEEKVTITGTISYPSGTEAEPNNRTIFKRLEEETNVHVDWTAISNDQWGDKIQLTMANKDMLTDFVFNAGFSNSDLIRYADQGVILPVEEYIDKNMPNLKAVFDKYPEYRTMCEDSEGHIWALPWIEQLGSNKTAIQTVGNNFTYINKKWLDFLGLEKPTTVDEFEEVLKAFKDHASELQAEFGIEGDIIPMSCIMNDQDPSLLINGFGEGYGDNDIGQHIAVTDDKKVICTATQDGFKSGMQWLHKLYDEGLIDPECFTQDWSTYVAKGKSHRYGVCFTWDVANIDNLEDYEPLAALQADTKNVTPMNGSFTSGFDRGRCVVTAKCDNPAFVCAWLDRMYDPFQSPQNNWGTYGEDDEFDIFELSENDKGEKMLKHAPLGDASPVEVREAEAVGGPLAILDEYYGVYVTCPDDAQYRLDWIKEYYTDDMHCEYVYPNVFMTADDTEKLTTIQTDLISFINSSRSNFVMNGLTDADWDEYIKQVNAYGLEDYLAIYQKYLDEFYK
- a CDS encoding carbohydrate ABC transporter permease, yielding MIKTLNKKSEFARASLGDKIFLLVGYIILAAFVLAIIGPVVYIIVASFMDPITLQNKGIVFDFSKWTLTAYERVMTNSQIWTGFFNAILYSVLFAVISVFITLLCAYPMSRDDFKGKSIFNTIFIITMFFGGGLIPTYLLISNMGLLDSMWAVILPGSFSVWNMIIARTYYKGVPGELREAADVDGANELTFFFRILLPVCTPLIAVLILWQFVGMWNSYFDAMIYLNSASKQPLQLVLRAILIQNEPDPGMIADMQSTAQRAQLAELLKYATIIISSLPLIVMYPFFQKYFDSGIMVGSVKG
- a CDS encoding ABC transporter permease; the encoded protein is MNTKVKGNNFHNTIVYIKQHWQLYVFFLGPALLLTIVFRYLPMGGILIAFQKYNPFKGILGSEWVGLKYFQQFLSSPDFMQYLINTLKLSVFGLLWGFPMPIILALLLNRVASSKIKQKIQLVLYMPNFISVIVLCGMVRILLSVTGPLNMMLGTNINFLTIPEAFRPIYIVSGIWQGAGWASIMYTAALSNASKELKEAAQIDGANIWQQIKAVEWPAIKDMVVIQFILQAGNIMSIGFEKAYALQSDMNLASSEIIATYVYKKGLLNGDYSYSTAVGLFNTIVNVILLIAVNKIVEKLNDGQGL
- a CDS encoding LacI family DNA-binding transcriptional regulator, with product MSGKVTLQDIADALGVSRNTVSKAINNTGVLAEATRQKVLEKAIEMGYKQFSYANSISDIKNPTITRSKAAGEIALFVGSFLNNSHFASTMLDKFQHEISLLGYSLTMHRVDSNNIEALSLPLSFRPENTKAIICIEMFDHAYCEMLCTLKIPVLMIDAPVASYWKPLNADILLMDNFSSIYTVINDMSKKGITKFGFVGQVTHCRSFYERFMAFREAIYINNLSFNDAYCLSEVHPHDSNYREYLYSALKEMKEMPEMFICANDFVAVDLIDDLKKMGIECPRDIKLFGFDDSPESKIMTPSLSTSHIHSQIIGYSAANLIMSRIEQPDLNYRITYTETDLIYRESTQM